The following coding sequences are from one Candidatus Planktophila sp. window:
- the gap gene encoding type I glyceraldehyde-3-phosphate dehydrogenase, with amino-acid sequence MINVGINGFGRIGRNFFRAALTNPEINIVGINDLTPNETLAHLLKYDSILGRLGLEVTFTEDSITVDGKTIKVFSERDPANLPWALLKADVVLESTGHFTKAADAGKHISAGAKKVIISAPASDEDITIVMGVNHEKYDPATHHIISNASCTTNCLAPMAKVLNDNWGIVKGLMTTIHAYTNDQVILDFPHKDLRRARAAAINMIPTSTGAAKAISLVLPELKGKLDGYAMRVPLPTGSATDLTVELAKEATVAEINAAMKAAANGALKGYLSYTEDPIVSSDIVTDPSSCIFDSGLTKVIGNQVKIVGWYDNEWGYSNRLVDLISYVGKTL; translated from the coding sequence ATGATTAATGTCGGAATTAATGGTTTTGGACGAATCGGACGCAACTTCTTTCGTGCAGCTCTGACAAATCCAGAGATAAATATCGTCGGAATTAACGATCTCACACCCAATGAGACCCTAGCTCATCTTCTCAAGTACGACTCCATCCTCGGCCGATTGGGTCTTGAGGTCACTTTCACCGAGGATTCTATTACGGTCGATGGAAAGACCATCAAAGTTTTCTCTGAGCGCGATCCTGCAAACTTACCGTGGGCGTTATTGAAGGCAGATGTGGTTCTTGAATCAACCGGACATTTCACAAAGGCGGCCGATGCTGGAAAGCACATCAGCGCAGGAGCAAAGAAGGTAATTATTTCTGCACCAGCAAGTGATGAAGACATTACCATCGTGATGGGTGTGAACCATGAAAAATATGACCCTGCTACCCATCACATTATTTCAAATGCCTCATGCACCACTAACTGCCTTGCACCGATGGCCAAGGTGCTTAACGACAATTGGGGCATTGTAAAAGGTTTAATGACCACAATTCATGCATATACCAATGATCAAGTAATCCTAGATTTTCCACATAAGGATCTTCGACGTGCGCGTGCAGCTGCAATAAATATGATTCCAACTTCTACAGGAGCTGCCAAGGCAATTTCACTTGTCTTGCCAGAGCTCAAGGGCAAACTCGATGGCTATGCCATGCGAGTTCCTCTTCCAACTGGTTCGGCAACTGATTTGACTGTGGAGCTTGCAAAAGAGGCAACTGTAGCCGAGATTAACGCCGCCATGAAAGCGGCGGCTAATGGCGCGCTCAAAGGCTACTTGTCGTACACCGAAGATCCAATCGTCTCCTCCGATATCGTTACAGATCCATCCTCTTGTATCTTCGATTCTGGATTAACTAAGGTAATCGGCAATCAAGTAAAGATTGTTGGTTGGTATGACAATGAGTGGGGTTACTCAAACCGTCTCGTCGACTTAATAAGTTATGTTGGCAAAACTCTTTAA
- a CDS encoding phosphoglycerate kinase: protein MSSLDFFDVASKRVFLRCDLNVPLKNGVIKDDGRIKASLPTISLLLSKGASLVIAAHLGRPKGENLSEFSLAPVARRLGELLDQQILFLGNAGNVEVSQAVHSLKAGEILLLENIRFNPAETSKDESERLVFATQLADLADVYVGDGFGAVHRKHASVFDLPQLLPHAPGLLVEAEVEVLKKLTHNPERPYGVVLGGAKVSDKLGVIENLLDKVDTLAIGGGMVFTFLAALGKEIGTSLVEIEMIDGVKALIKRADEKGVKLLLPSDILVASQFSADALPTLVSVENIPADHMGLDIGPVSAAAFADEIEKCATVFWNGPMGVFEFPNFAAGTKTVAMALTKVSGISVVGGGDSAAAVRALGFADSDFGYISTGGGASLEYLEGKELPGLLALGL from the coding sequence ATGTCATCCCTTGATTTTTTTGATGTAGCGAGTAAGCGGGTCTTTCTTCGGTGTGATCTAAATGTTCCGTTAAAAAATGGAGTTATAAAAGATGATGGCCGGATTAAAGCCTCGCTTCCTACTATTTCGCTCTTGCTCAGTAAAGGTGCATCACTTGTAATTGCTGCGCACCTAGGTCGACCTAAGGGCGAAAACCTGTCAGAGTTTTCATTAGCGCCAGTAGCGAGACGCTTGGGTGAACTTCTTGACCAGCAGATTCTCTTCTTAGGAAATGCTGGCAATGTGGAGGTTAGCCAAGCTGTACATTCATTAAAAGCCGGAGAAATCCTGCTTCTTGAAAATATTCGCTTTAACCCAGCAGAGACCAGCAAGGATGAGAGTGAGCGACTAGTTTTTGCCACACAATTGGCAGATCTTGCCGATGTTTATGTAGGCGATGGTTTTGGTGCGGTACATCGCAAACATGCATCGGTCTTTGACTTACCACAGCTTTTGCCGCACGCTCCGGGATTACTCGTTGAAGCTGAAGTCGAGGTTTTAAAAAAATTAACTCACAATCCTGAACGTCCGTATGGAGTTGTTCTGGGTGGTGCGAAAGTGTCAGACAAATTAGGTGTTATCGAAAATCTATTAGACAAGGTCGATACTTTAGCAATTGGCGGAGGAATGGTTTTCACTTTTCTAGCCGCGCTCGGTAAAGAGATCGGCACATCCTTAGTAGAGATAGAGATGATTGATGGTGTGAAAGCGCTGATTAAAAGGGCGGACGAGAAGGGTGTAAAACTCTTACTTCCTTCAGATATTCTCGTGGCTTCGCAATTTAGTGCAGATGCGCTCCCAACGTTAGTCTCCGTCGAGAATATTCCAGCCGATCACATGGGGTTAGATATCGGTCCTGTTTCTGCCGCGGCATTTGCAGATGAAATTGAAAAATGTGCAACCGTCTTTTGGAATGGACCTATGGGTGTGTTCGAGTTTCCAAACTTTGCTGCGGGTACCAAAACCGTTGCAATGGCGCTTACTAAAGTTTCAGGAATATCTGTTGTGGGTGGTGGCGATTCAGCGGCGGCAGTTCGAGCTCTTGGCTTTGCCGACAGCGATTTTGGCTATATTTCTACCGGTGGCGGAGCATCACTTGAGTATCTTGAGGGCAAGGAACTTCCTGGCCTATTAGCTTTAGGGTTATAG
- the tpiA gene encoding triose-phosphate isomerase: MRKPLMAGNWKMNLNHLEAIAVAQKLVYSLDDKDYDAVDVAIIPPFTDIRSIQTLIDGDRLRLGYGAQDLSPEASGAFTGDISGSMLHKLGCTYVLVGHSERRSIHSESDALINRKIKAALAHEMAPIFCVGEELAVRESGAHVSHVIRQIRGGLEGLTKPELRKIVIAYEPVWAIGTGKVATPEDAQEVCAAIREEVENIASPEIAAAMRILYGGSVKSSNVVEIMAKPDVDGALVGGASLDPEEFAKIVKFYAQV, from the coding sequence ATGCGTAAACCATTGATGGCAGGTAACTGGAAGATGAATTTAAATCATCTTGAGGCGATTGCTGTTGCACAGAAACTCGTCTATTCACTCGATGATAAAGATTATGACGCAGTTGATGTGGCGATCATCCCGCCATTTACCGATATACGTTCAATTCAAACGTTAATCGATGGTGATCGCTTGCGTTTGGGCTACGGTGCTCAAGATCTCTCACCTGAAGCAAGTGGCGCATTCACTGGTGATATCTCTGGGTCGATGTTGCACAAACTCGGATGCACGTATGTTCTAGTTGGACATTCAGAGCGACGTTCAATCCACTCAGAAAGCGATGCCCTCATCAACCGCAAAATTAAAGCCGCGCTTGCCCATGAGATGGCTCCGATTTTCTGTGTCGGTGAAGAGCTTGCCGTACGAGAATCTGGAGCACATGTCTCTCATGTCATTCGTCAGATCCGCGGTGGGTTAGAGGGTTTAACTAAGCCAGAGTTAAGGAAGATTGTTATCGCATACGAACCAGTGTGGGCTATTGGGACCGGAAAAGTCGCAACTCCAGAGGATGCTCAAGAGGTCTGTGCTGCAATTCGTGAAGAGGTTGAAAATATCGCTTCACCTGAAATCGCTGCGGCCATGAGAATTCTCTATGGCGGGTCAGTGAAATCCTCAAACGTCGTTGAAATCATGGCTAAACCCGATGTAGATGGGGCACTTGTTGGCGGCGCAAGCCTAGATCCTGAAGAGTTTGCAAAGATTGTGAAGTTCTACGCTCAGGTTTAA
- the secG gene encoding preprotein translocase subunit SecG, with product MKLTLSILLIITSVLMILLVLLHKGKGSGLSDLFGGGVSSNYGGSSVVERNLDRITIVVGGLWFAFVVALSLVLK from the coding sequence GTGAAACTAACTCTCTCCATCTTGCTCATTATTACGAGCGTTCTGATGATTCTTCTCGTCCTTTTGCATAAGGGAAAGGGAAGTGGACTATCCGACCTCTTTGGTGGTGGAGTCTCATCTAACTACGGTGGCTCCTCAGTTGTTGAGCGCAACCTTGACCGCATCACAATTGTGGTCGGTGGCCTCTGGTTTGCTTTTGTGGTGGCTCTAAGTCTTGTACTTAAGTAA
- a CDS encoding RNA polymerase-binding protein RbpA has product MASAIRGSRVGAGPMGEAERGDSIARAYVSYFCANGHEVRPSFAVEDTVVIPAEWDCPKCGYPAGRDRNNPPNPIKNEPYKTHLAYVKERRTDAEGERLLEDALRKLRGEDD; this is encoded by the coding sequence ATGGCAAGTGCAATTCGCGGAAGTCGTGTCGGTGCCGGACCAATGGGTGAGGCTGAGCGCGGTGATTCGATCGCACGCGCTTACGTTTCGTACTTTTGTGCAAATGGTCACGAGGTCCGTCCTTCATTTGCCGTTGAAGATACCGTTGTAATTCCTGCTGAATGGGATTGCCCAAAGTGTGGTTACCCAGCCGGCCGCGACCGCAATAATCCGCCAAATCCAATTAAAAATGAGCCATATAAGACACACCTGGCCTATGTAAAGGAGCGTCGTACCGACGCCGAGGGCGAACGTCTTCTTGAAGATGCCCTACGTAAACTTCGCGGAGAAGATGATTAA
- a CDS encoding glucose-6-phosphate isomerase has product MRSLSGRVISQIDRSDPRYVALLAFHNRLALKDPSMWGLEAQAEAILRLNWIDLPETSRELLPQLDALSAKHRDKLHVVLCGMGGSSLGPEVIAKTFKRKLFVLDSTDPNYISHALTFDLNKTLVIVSSKSGSTIETASQRAFFEKAFIDANLKPTDHIIIVTDPDSPLDKQARAGGFTVVNADPQVGGRFSALSAFGLVPASLIGVDVSVLLDNASETKAAFLKDSTFVVDMAYAISYLSGQYMSYSDSGCDMPGLSDWAEQLVAESTGKNQVGRLPIVVEEGINSEFFSIAFYGVADLVLETDLASQFIIWEWVTALVGAALGIDPFNQPNVTEAKEATAALLLEWNGVLPEFSPDAIDGTVEIFGQGSTIGDSLTRFIELIPEDGYVAIMAYLDRRDDAAILELRSLLSQKSGRPVTFGWGPRFLHSTGQFHKGGQQNGAFLQITGDVDRDYEIPGQNFSFKTLIAAQALGDGRALTSRKYPLLRLNLTNRNLGIAEILKSLKTN; this is encoded by the coding sequence ATGAGAAGTTTAAGTGGCAGAGTAATTTCACAGATTGATAGATCCGATCCACGTTATGTAGCTCTTCTCGCATTTCATAATCGACTTGCGCTTAAAGATCCCTCTATGTGGGGGCTTGAAGCCCAGGCAGAGGCGATTCTTCGATTGAACTGGATTGATTTACCTGAAACTTCAAGAGAGTTACTACCTCAATTAGATGCGCTATCGGCCAAACATCGCGACAAATTGCATGTCGTTCTGTGCGGAATGGGTGGTTCATCACTTGGTCCAGAGGTTATTGCTAAAACCTTTAAGCGCAAACTCTTTGTTTTGGATTCAACTGATCCTAACTATATAAGCCATGCTCTCACATTTGATTTGAATAAAACCTTAGTAATTGTAAGTTCAAAATCAGGATCTACAATTGAAACGGCTTCACAACGGGCATTTTTTGAAAAAGCATTTATAGATGCAAATTTAAAACCGACAGATCACATAATAATAGTTACGGATCCCGATTCACCACTCGATAAACAAGCGCGTGCAGGTGGATTCACAGTTGTAAATGCCGACCCACAAGTCGGAGGTCGTTTTAGCGCATTAAGTGCATTTGGATTAGTCCCGGCTTCACTCATTGGCGTGGATGTCTCGGTATTGCTCGATAATGCAAGTGAGACAAAGGCCGCCTTCTTAAAAGATTCGACGTTTGTTGTAGATATGGCATATGCAATCTCTTATCTATCTGGCCAATATATGTCTTACTCTGATAGTGGTTGCGATATGCCGGGTCTTAGCGATTGGGCCGAACAGTTAGTTGCCGAATCAACCGGAAAGAATCAAGTAGGACGTCTGCCGATAGTGGTTGAAGAGGGAATCAATAGTGAATTCTTTTCAATCGCATTCTATGGAGTGGCAGATTTAGTTCTCGAAACTGATCTTGCCTCGCAGTTCATCATTTGGGAGTGGGTCACAGCTCTAGTCGGTGCAGCCCTTGGAATCGATCCATTTAACCAACCAAATGTGACTGAGGCGAAAGAGGCGACTGCAGCGCTCTTACTTGAGTGGAATGGTGTTTTACCAGAGTTCTCTCCCGATGCCATCGATGGCACAGTAGAAATATTTGGTCAAGGTTCTACAATCGGCGATAGCCTCACACGTTTTATTGAGTTAATTCCCGAAGATGGTTATGTCGCAATAATGGCCTACTTAGATCGGCGCGATGATGCTGCGATTCTTGAACTTCGCTCTCTTCTATCCCAAAAATCTGGGCGGCCAGTAACTTTCGGTTGGGGTCCGCGTTTTCTACATTCAACGGGACAGTTCCACAAAGGCGGCCAGCAAAACGGTGCTTTCTTGCAAATTACAGGGGACGTAGATCGTGATTACGAAATTCCTGGTCAAAACTTTAGCTTCAAAACATTGATCGCCGCGCAGGCTTTAGGCGATGGAAGAGCGCTAACTTCAAGAAAATATCCTCTACTTCGATTGAATTTAACCAATCGAAACTTAGGAATTGCAGAAATACTTAAATCCCTTAAAACTAATTAA
- the tal gene encoding transaldolase: MSIEELARAGTSIWLDDLSRAKISGSDAHSLPSRIAHSGVVGVTTNPSIFAAAIAGADEYAQDILLLKDLSVEECVKRLTTDDVRSACDLFRDIYRTSKGVDGRVSIEVDPRLASNTEGTIAAGKELWKIIDRPNLMIKVPATIEGLPAITALLASGISVNVTLIFSVKRYGAVIDAYMAGIEAASNPSHVHSVASFFVSRIDSAVDALLKSDASEAAMKLLGKAAIANAHLAYQLFEEKFASPRWLAQAERGAYKQRPLWASTGVKDPTYDDTLYVVELVAPDTVNTMPQNTLDALIDHGIVRGDTITANYAQAVEVFKSLSELNISLNAVTTALEIDGVRKFAQAWEELLATVEKAQNQ, from the coding sequence ATGAGCATTGAGGAATTGGCCAGGGCTGGAACTTCCATTTGGTTAGATGATTTATCGAGAGCAAAAATCTCCGGAAGCGATGCACACTCGCTTCCATCTAGGATCGCACATTCTGGTGTTGTCGGTGTTACTACTAACCCAAGTATTTTCGCCGCTGCCATCGCTGGAGCTGATGAGTACGCCCAGGATATTTTGCTCTTAAAAGATCTGAGCGTTGAAGAATGTGTCAAGCGTTTGACGACCGATGATGTTCGTAGCGCCTGCGATCTTTTTAGAGATATCTATCGAACAAGTAAAGGCGTTGACGGGCGAGTGAGCATCGAAGTAGATCCTCGTTTAGCCAGCAATACTGAGGGCACTATCGCTGCGGGAAAAGAACTGTGGAAAATCATCGACCGCCCAAATCTGATGATAAAAGTTCCAGCCACTATTGAAGGACTTCCAGCCATTACTGCCCTGCTAGCATCTGGTATCTCGGTGAATGTGACTTTAATTTTTTCAGTCAAACGTTACGGCGCAGTCATAGATGCATACATGGCAGGAATAGAGGCTGCCAGCAATCCATCTCATGTTCACTCCGTTGCCTCCTTTTTCGTGAGTCGAATCGATTCAGCCGTGGATGCACTCCTTAAAAGCGATGCGAGTGAAGCGGCCATGAAACTTCTAGGAAAGGCGGCCATTGCCAACGCTCACTTGGCTTACCAATTATTTGAAGAGAAATTTGCTTCGCCGCGTTGGCTGGCTCAAGCAGAGCGAGGTGCGTATAAGCAACGTCCACTGTGGGCATCTACCGGCGTAAAAGATCCGACTTACGATGACACGCTTTATGTTGTTGAGTTAGTTGCACCTGATACTGTCAACACGATGCCACAAAACACACTTGATGCTCTTATCGATCATGGGATAGTACGTGGAGACACGATTACCGCCAACTATGCACAGGCAGTTGAGGTTTTTAAATCACTCTCAGAACTCAATATCTCCCTTAATGCAGTAACCACTGCGCTAGAAATCGATGGAGTTAGGAAATTTGCACAGGCTTGGGAAGAACTTCTAGCTACAGTCGAGAAGGCACAAAATCAATGA
- the tkt gene encoding transketolase produces MAVKSPWNELDDRAVAYARALAADSVQRVGNGHPGTAMSLAPVAYLLFQRHLIHDPSDPSWLGRDRFILSCGHSSLTLYTQLFFSGYGLEMQDLKTFRTWGSLTPGHPEFGHTAGVEMTTGPLGQGVATAVGMAMAARYERGLLDSKAPSYTSIFDHTIWSICSDGDMQEGVSAEASSLAGVQELGNLNVIYDDNRISIEGDTHNAFTEDVAMRYRAYGWHVIEVDAASDGSVDITALDAAMIAAKNERTRPSLIRLKTIIAWPAPTLRGTGKSHGSALGDEEVAATKVLLGLDPNEKFAMPEDVLTHVREVKIRGNALHAEWKLAFKHWEAENVEKAALLQRLQQRALPENWASGIPVFSPGKEIATRAASGEVINAIAQSLPEFWGGSADLAGSNNTSIDGGGSFLPSTSLIKGADPYGRIIHFGIREHAMGAILNGITLHGLTRSFGGTFAVFSDYMRPAVRLAALMKIASTFVWTHDSIGVGEDGPTHQPIEHFAALRAIPGLDVIRPGDANEVAEAWKQIIIRNRPAGILLSRQNLPVIDRSITSPASGTAKGAYILKDCENPVAILIATGSELSLALDVQSALELEGIGVRVVSAPCLEWFAEQELSYRESVLTPHIAVKVSIEVGIAQGWRELIGDAGISISLEHYGASADAKRLFNEFGFNVEAIVKRIKAAL; encoded by the coding sequence ATGGCAGTGAAGTCACCTTGGAATGAACTCGATGATCGCGCAGTTGCCTACGCTCGAGCACTCGCCGCTGACTCAGTACAAAGAGTTGGCAATGGACACCCAGGAACTGCAATGTCGCTGGCTCCCGTTGCATATCTTCTATTTCAGCGCCATTTAATTCATGATCCCTCCGACCCTAGCTGGCTGGGCAGAGATCGATTTATTCTCTCGTGTGGACACTCCTCACTCACTCTCTACACACAACTCTTCTTTAGTGGCTACGGATTAGAGATGCAAGATCTTAAAACCTTCAGAACGTGGGGCTCGTTGACGCCAGGACATCCTGAGTTTGGTCATACCGCTGGAGTAGAAATGACTACTGGTCCACTCGGACAGGGAGTTGCAACAGCGGTAGGAATGGCAATGGCGGCGCGATATGAACGTGGCTTATTGGATTCAAAGGCCCCTTCATATACATCTATCTTTGATCACACTATCTGGTCCATCTGCTCTGATGGTGATATGCAAGAGGGAGTAAGTGCTGAAGCCTCATCCCTGGCTGGAGTACAAGAGCTGGGAAATCTCAATGTAATTTATGATGACAATCGAATTTCGATTGAGGGTGATACGCATAACGCTTTCACTGAAGATGTTGCAATGCGATACCGAGCATATGGCTGGCATGTCATTGAAGTTGACGCTGCCAGTGATGGAAGTGTCGATATAACCGCACTTGATGCCGCAATGATTGCAGCAAAAAATGAAAGAACAAGACCCTCGCTAATTAGGTTAAAGACCATTATTGCCTGGCCCGCGCCAACTCTTCGCGGAACTGGAAAGTCTCATGGCTCTGCACTGGGTGATGAAGAAGTCGCCGCGACGAAAGTTTTACTTGGTTTAGATCCTAATGAAAAATTTGCAATGCCAGAGGATGTTTTAACCCATGTAAGAGAGGTAAAAATTCGAGGCAACGCCCTTCATGCTGAGTGGAAGTTAGCTTTTAAACACTGGGAAGCAGAGAATGTTGAGAAGGCGGCACTTTTGCAGCGACTTCAACAGCGCGCACTTCCTGAAAATTGGGCCTCTGGCATTCCGGTGTTTTCACCAGGAAAAGAGATTGCAACGCGTGCCGCCTCTGGCGAGGTTATTAATGCAATCGCGCAATCACTTCCTGAGTTTTGGGGCGGCTCTGCAGATTTAGCTGGTTCAAATAATACGAGCATCGATGGGGGCGGCTCATTCTTACCTTCAACAAGTCTGATTAAAGGTGCAGATCCATACGGCAGAATAATTCATTTCGGTATTCGAGAGCATGCGATGGGCGCAATTCTCAATGGAATTACACTTCATGGATTAACTCGATCCTTTGGTGGGACTTTTGCCGTCTTTAGCGACTATATGCGACCTGCAGTTCGTCTCGCCGCCTTGATGAAAATCGCATCAACTTTTGTCTGGACGCATGATTCCATCGGTGTTGGAGAAGATGGTCCAACGCATCAGCCAATCGAACACTTTGCCGCCCTTCGAGCAATTCCTGGTCTGGATGTAATTAGACCTGGAGATGCAAATGAGGTTGCTGAGGCATGGAAACAAATAATTATTCGAAATCGTCCAGCTGGAATTTTACTCTCTCGCCAGAACTTGCCAGTTATTGATAGAAGTATTACTTCTCCAGCATCTGGCACGGCAAAAGGTGCGTACATATTAAAAGATTGTGAAAATCCAGTTGCGATCTTAATTGCAACGGGCTCTGAACTCTCTTTAGCTTTAGATGTACAAAGCGCGCTTGAATTAGAGGGAATTGGTGTGCGAGTAGTTAGTGCGCCTTGTTTAGAGTGGTTTGCCGAGCAAGAGCTCTCCTACAGAGAATCAGTACTGACACCACATATTGCCGTGAAAGTTAGTATCGAAGTTGGAATAGCCCAAGGATGGCGAGAGCTCATAGGAGATGCAGGTATTTCAATTTCGCTCGAGCATTACGGTGCATCTGCCGATGCTAAACGGCTCTTTAATGAGTTTGGATTCAACGTTGAAGCGATTGTTAAACGGATTAAGGCGGCTCTGTAA
- a CDS encoding COX15/CtaA family protein produces MSTSATVSARILPPATAILLFLQGAIVVTGGAVRLTGSGLGCPTWPECTEGSYTPVAGQIEGQFHAWIEFSNRLFTIVLVVAALITLIAVIRAGRRDLRFLAVGQFLGIFGQGVLGGITVLTDLNPFSVASHFLLSTILIAAATSLYTRRHRPARKKESPRTPDIFSRAHVSLTAIVIILGTLVTGAGPHAGDIDAPRLHVRIQSVTFAHGTAVAILLVLTLIFFLSPLTEDITKKRLAIFTLLTLSQGAIGLIQYIQGVPELLVAAHILGSIIIWICAWSIWLSVQREEMDTMKWQ; encoded by the coding sequence ATGAGTACATCTGCCACAGTTTCTGCGCGGATCCTCCCCCCAGCTACGGCGATTCTCCTCTTTTTGCAGGGCGCTATCGTCGTAACTGGTGGAGCGGTTCGATTAACAGGCTCAGGCCTGGGGTGTCCCACCTGGCCCGAGTGCACCGAAGGCTCCTATACACCTGTAGCTGGCCAGATTGAGGGTCAGTTCCACGCATGGATTGAGTTTTCCAACAGGTTGTTTACCATTGTGCTCGTTGTGGCCGCACTCATCACACTTATTGCAGTTATACGTGCCGGTCGCAGAGATTTACGCTTTTTAGCCGTTGGACAGTTTTTAGGAATCTTTGGTCAAGGTGTTTTAGGTGGCATCACAGTTCTTACAGATTTGAATCCTTTTTCAGTTGCATCTCACTTTCTACTTTCGACGATTCTGATTGCCGCCGCAACATCTCTGTATACACGACGCCATCGACCAGCCCGTAAAAAAGAATCTCCACGAACTCCCGATATTTTCTCCCGTGCGCATGTATCACTGACGGCCATCGTTATTATTCTTGGAACGCTCGTTACTGGAGCTGGACCGCATGCAGGTGACATTGATGCTCCACGACTACACGTTCGAATTCAAAGTGTGACATTTGCTCATGGAACCGCTGTAGCAATTCTCTTAGTGTTAACTCTAATCTTTTTCTTATCCCCTCTGACAGAGGATATTACTAAAAAACGATTAGCAATCTTTACACTCTTAACGTTGTCTCAAGGAGCAATTGGGCTTATCCAATACATCCAAGGAGTTCCTGAACTTTTAGTTGCAGCGCACATTCTCGGATCAATCATAATCTGGATTTGCGCGTGGAGTATTTGGTTATCTGTTCAACGAGAAGAAATGGACACAATGAAATGGCAGTGA
- a CDS encoding winged helix-turn-helix transcriptional regulator: MKLSSMSATGKSDDPRTRELVARSILENGPSSAPTLATRLGFTPAGIRRHLDRLVADGILEAREPHPAVVRGRGRPSKVFLMSDSGREKFEHSYDDLAVSALKFMSTHMGEQIVQDFAQSRADEIERKAALVLTKKGNRSIELAQFLTEQGYAASVEVRPMGEELCQHHCPIAHVASEFPQLCEAETEALSRLLGTHVQRLATIAHGDGVCTTFIPTPHTGINNRKVRA, from the coding sequence GTGAAATTATCGAGTATGAGTGCAACGGGAAAATCCGATGATCCACGCACTCGTGAACTCGTGGCCCGCTCAATCCTTGAAAATGGACCATCGAGTGCTCCAACTCTTGCCACGCGGTTGGGGTTCACTCCTGCCGGTATTCGCCGTCACTTAGATCGCTTAGTGGCAGATGGCATTTTGGAGGCGCGCGAACCTCATCCCGCCGTCGTGCGTGGTCGAGGTCGACCCTCAAAAGTTTTCCTCATGTCAGATTCTGGGCGCGAAAAATTTGAACACTCGTACGATGACCTCGCAGTGTCGGCCCTTAAGTTTATGTCGACCCACATGGGGGAGCAGATAGTTCAAGATTTTGCACAGAGTCGAGCCGATGAGATTGAACGTAAAGCTGCGCTTGTTCTCACCAAAAAGGGTAATAGAAGCATAGAGCTCGCTCAGTTTTTAACTGAGCAGGGATATGCCGCGAGCGTTGAAGTTCGCCCGATGGGTGAAGAGCTTTGCCAGCATCACTGTCCTATAGCCCATGTTGCATCGGAGTTTCCTCAACTGTGTGAGGCCGAGACGGAGGCACTCTCGCGATTACTTGGAACTCATGTGCAACGTTTAGCGACCATAGCTCATGGCGATGGCGTATGTACAACTTTTATTCCTACTCCACACACTGGTATCAACAACAGAAAGGTACGTGCATGA